The following are encoded in a window of Castanea sativa cultivar Marrone di Chiusa Pesio chromosome 9, ASM4071231v1 genomic DNA:
- the LOC142610372 gene encoding lipid phosphate phosphatase delta yields the protein MESIAVWQGATLGGIVAWIVISSYLNVTRKLRSFLQPWVAHHVNAGTPLIFQIQKYQHWFFDALFSGLSCVVSVPFYTAFLPLLFWSGHGRLARQMTLLMAFCDYLGNTIKDMVSAPRPSSPPVRRITATKDEEDNALEYGLPSSHTLNTVCLSGYLLHYVLSYIQYEDVSMKFVGLALVCLFVGLIGLGRIYLGMHSLIDIIGGLVIGLVILAFWLTVHEHVDNFIVSGQNVTSFWAALSILLFFAYPTPEIPTPSFEYHTAFNGVAFGIVSGIQQTYHQFHHEAVARIFTPQFTISNFVGRMLVGIPTILLVKFCSKALAKWILPGVSNTLGIPIKSTNYIPTLNGNGKKSDESKQSGYIQRLFFSQQGSFDVDTGIRFIQYAGLAWSVVDLVPSLFSHLSL from the exons atggaaaGCATAGCTGTGTGGCAGGGGGCAACTCTAGGTGGAATTGTGGCAtggattgtaatttcttcataCCTCAACGTCACCCGCAAGCTTCGATCTTTCCTGCAACCTTGGGTGGCTCACCATGTCAACGCTGGGACTCCTCTCATCTTCCAGATCCAG AAATACCAGCATTGGTTTTTTGATGCTCTGTTCTCTGGTTTGTCCTGTGTTGTTTCTGTGCCCTTTTACACTGCCTTTCTCCCTTTGCTCTTCTGG AGTGGCCATGGCAGATTGGCTAGGCAAATGACCCTTTTGATGGCCTTTTGTGATTATTTAGGAAACACTATAAAG GATATGGTATCAGCTCCCAGACCCAGTTCACCACCTGTTAGGAGAATAACTGCTACAAAAGATGAGGAAGATAATGCATTGGAATATGGATTGCCCTCTTCTCACACTCTTAACACAGTTTGCTTATCTGG GTACCTTTTGCACTATGTCTTGTCTTATATTCAATATGAAGATGTCTCCATGAAATTTGTCGGGCTTGCCCTTGTTTGCTTGTTTGTGGGCCTCATTGGTTTGG GAAGAATTTACCTTGGAATGCACAGTTTGATCGATATCATAGGTGGTCTTGTCATTGGATTGGTGATCCTTGCATTTTGGCTTACAGTTCATGAACATGTCGACAATTTTATTGTTTCAGGACAAAATG TTACATCCTTCTGGGCTGCCCTAAGCATCCTGTTGTTCTTTGCTTATCCAACTCCTGAGATTCCGACACCAAGCTTTGAGTACCACACAGCCTTTAATGGTGTTGCATTTGGAATT GTATCTGGGATCCAGCAAACATACCATCAGTTTCACCATGAAGCCGTTGCACGCATATTCACCCCACAGTTCACAATATCAAACTTTGTGGGAAGAATGCTGGTTGGAATACCAACAATACTTCTTGTGAAGTTCTGTAGCAAGGCTCTAGCGAAATGGATTCTACCTGGTGTATCAAACACGCTGGGCATCCCAATTAAATCAACCAACTACATTCCAACTCTGAATGGAAATGGGAAAAAATCAGATGAGAGTAAACAATCTGGTTATATCCAAAGGCTGTTTTTTTCTCAACAGGGTTCATTTGATGTTGATACGGGTATAAGGTTTATTCAATATGCAGGCCTTGCATGGTCGGTGGTAGaccttgttccttctcttttctctcaccTGAGCTTGTAA
- the LOC142610307 gene encoding serine/threonine-protein phosphatase PP2A-4 catalytic subunit, whose protein sequence is MGVNSLPSESSNDLDEQIAQLMECKPLSEQQVRALCEKAKEILMEESNVQPVKSPVTICGDIHGQFHDLAELFRIGGKCPDTNYLFMGDYVDRGYYSVETVTLLVALKVRYSQRITILRGNHESRQITQVYGFYDECLRKYGNANVWKIFTDLFDYFPLTALVESEIFCLHGGLSPSIETLDNVRNFDRVQEVPHEGPMCDLLWSDPDDRCGWGISPRGAGYTFGQDISEQFNHTNNLKLIARAHQLVMDGFNWAHEQKVVTIFSAPNYCYRCGNMASILEVDDCRSHTFIQFEPAPRRGEPDVTRRTPDYFL, encoded by the exons ATGGGCGTCAATTCGTTGCCATCGGAATCGAGCAACGATCTCGACGAGCAGATCGCTCAGCTCATGGAATGCAAACCACTCTCAGAGCAACAG GTTAGAGCTTTGTGTGAGAAGGCTAAGGAGATACTAATGGAAGAAAGCAATGTCCAG CCTGTGAAAAGCCCCGTTACAATTTGTGGCGATATTCATGGGCAGTTTCATGATCTTGCTGAACTTTTTCGAATTGGAGGGAAG TGTCCAGATACAAACTACCTCTTTATGGGAGATTATGTGGACCGTGGGTATTATTCTGTTGAAACTGTGACG CTCTTGGTGGCCCTGAAAGTGCGTTATTCTCAGCGGATTACTATTCTTAGAGGAAACCATGAAAGTCGTCAG ATTACTCAGGTTTATGGATTTTATGATGAATGTTTGCGAAA GTATGGCAATGCTAATGTGTGGAAGATCTTTACAGACCTTTTTGACTATTTCCCATTGACTGCCTTG GTTGAGTCAGAAATTTTTTGTCTGCATGGTGGGCTGTCACCTTCAATTGAAACCCTCGACAACGTAAGGAATTTTGATCGTGTTCAAGAGGTTCCTCATGAAGGACCCATGTGTGATTTGTTATGGTCTGACCCAGATGACCGGTGTGGTTGGGGTATTTCACCTCGTGGTGCTGGGTATACTTTTGGACag GATATATCTGAACAATTCAACCATACAAACAACCTAAAGTTGATTGCTAGAGCTCATCAATTGGTTATGGATGGATTTAACTGGGCCCAT GAACAAAAGGTGGTTACTATATTTAGTGCACCCAATTATTGTTATCGCTGTGGGAACATGGCTTCTATATTGGAAGTTGATGACTGCAGAAGCCACACGTTCATCCAg TTTGAGCCAGCTCCTAGGAGAGGAGAACCAGATGTTACCCGCAGAACACCTGATTATTTCCTATAA
- the LOC142608940 gene encoding uncharacterized protein LOC142608940, which produces MVGDPTKQNQNLVCHYHQDVGHTTENCRTRWNHLEQLVSEGKLKQYLYQPNGQGSHSGSINQGNNSSRPPLETINVIFTTLGRIGSCPTRVMSMFHVLAEESGLKPKRIKGSVLPILGFSDEDKVGTTQPHDDALVVTLRIRAMM; this is translated from the coding sequence ATGGTTGGAGATCCTACGAAGCAAAACCAGAATCTCGTTTGCCACTATCATCAGGACGTAGGTCACACCACCGAGAATTGCAGAACACGTTGGAATCATTTAGAGCAGCTGGTTagtgaaggaaaattgaagcaatATTTGTATCAACCCAATGGACAAGGAAGCCATTCAGGTTCGATCAATCAAGGGAATAACTCATCCCGGCCGCCCTTGGAGacgattaatgtcattttcACTACCCTTGGAAGAATAGGCtcctgtcctactagggtgatgtctATGTTCCATGTTCTTGCCGAGGAGTCTGGCTTGAAGCCGAAGAGAATTAAAGGAAGTGTTTTACCTATTTTGGGCTTTTCGGATGAAGACAAGGTGGGGACCactcaaccccatgacgatgctctggTGGTTACGCTGAGGATAAGGGCTATGATGTAA